The following coding sequences are from one Musa acuminata AAA Group cultivar baxijiao chromosome BXJ2-4, Cavendish_Baxijiao_AAA, whole genome shotgun sequence window:
- the LOC135582669 gene encoding GBF-interacting protein 1-like isoform X8, producing MNGGGARVSIPPSMRRTIQNIKEIAGHHTDEDIYSMLKECAMDPNETAQKLLLQDTFHEVKRKRDKRNGNVREHSDRRWRPGALGRGGGGGHQNFSNRYLSNDVADSRNITSGKENGAEQGPDKDNTSVLPIGTGKGNKSTTFISSTVSGITNSHNETDMLLSSQGCLSQVSSDSTITSREECSAKTSKLGTIKHVIQCGETVVEMATNKVVCDAVSPLMGKGSKEMSSSYVNREIQVKSKGSEANQLTGASEAAFSSSEMGPTGSRSSNYGNHSQQPVSSQKAVVPNKEWKPKSAHTDHTQASGIAGNYDVPMMGNAVSQSVSVPASCSVELEETISKLEKKLDEVQLSVRQHVIIPDHLQVTGSERHGLSFGSFDACFNVDFANGNKCDKSATQLSGSLQENEENVEQPSSWSDIPLCCIHIASSASQEDHPDHIQSPRQMPENYSSREAGIYGTSATKEYGQAKQEPVIAPEDPKIPVVPSISMNSTFGLAPQMFGNQFVPFWSSEPGACDTNLPNFVNGSSVILSTAGSTPLATQAVGAMQSSGVVSQQPVPIFRQTAGVHLSHYPISYGQYFSPFYVPPPALHPFLSSVAFPQQPHIGSMYPHPGTAAAAAPVKFSLSQYKPGTNISSSAFIGIPAGYGSYNSTPTCYTYSPVVSSGNSTSKEDLNSTQFKENNIYSSEQQQSEGSAAWILAPGQDNSSLQTATTFYGMPPHMTLAPTQTGHGASGGIYHPASAAVHPLVQQSQAAAGAVEMVGPAAGVYQQPQHAQINWTGNY from the exons ATGAACGGCGGCGGCGCTAGGGTTTCGATCCCGCCGAGCATGCGGCGGACGATCCAGAACATCAAGGAGATCGCCGGCCACCACACCGACGAAGATATTTACTCGATGCTAAAGGAGTGCGCCATGGATCCCAACGAGACCGCCCAGAAGCTCCTCCTCCAGG ACACTTTTCATGAGGTGAAAAGGAAGCGCGATAAGAGAAATGGG AATGTGAGAGAGCATTCAGATCGTAGATGGAGGCCAGGGGCATTAGGGCGAGGAGGTGGCGGAGGTCACCAAAACTTTTCTAACCGCTACTTATCCAATG ATGTTGCTGACAGTAGAAACATTACTTCTGGTAAGGAGAATGGAGCGGAACAAGGCCCAGACAAAGACAATACATCTGTTTTACCCATTGGTACTGGCAAAGGGAACAAATCTACAACTTTCATCTCAAG CACTGTATCTGGCATCACAAACAGTCACAACGAAACAGATATGTTGTTGTCATCTCAGGGATGTTTGTCCCAGGTATCTAGTGATAGTACCATAACCTCAAGGGAAGAATGTTCTGCTAAAACCA GTAAACTGGGTACTATCAAGCATGTAATCCAGTGTGGAGAAACAGTTGTTGAAATGGCGACGAACAAGGTTGTGTGCGATGCTGTCTCACCTCTGATGGGAAAAGGGTCCAAAGAAATGAGCAGTTCATATGTAAATCGAGAGATCCAGGTTAAGTCAAAAGGATCTGAAGCAAATCAACTCACAGGTGCTTCTGAAGCTGCATTTTCATCTTCTGAAATGGGACCTACAGGAAGCAGATCATCTAATTATGGTAACCATTCCCAGCAGCCAGTTAGTTCACAGAAAG CAGTTGTTCCTAATAAGGAGTGGAAACCAAAATCAGCACACACGGATCATACCCAGGCATCTGGAATTGCTGGCAATTATGATGTACCTATGATGGGCAATGCTGTCTCTCAGTCAGTATCAGTGCCAGCCTCATGCTCTGTTGAACTGGAGGAAACTATTTCAAAGCTTGAAAAGAAGCTAGATGAAGTGCAACTCTCAGTTAGACAACATGTGATCATTCCTGATCATCTTCAAGTCACAGGCTCTGAAAGACATGGGTTGAGTTTTGGAAGCTTTGATGCCTGTTTCAACGTCGATTTTGCAAATGGCAACAAATGTGACAAGAGTGCTACACAATTATCAGGATCGCTTCAAGAGAACGAAGAAAATGTTGAGCAGCCTTCTTCATGGTCAGATATTCCATTGTGTTG TATTCATATTGCATCCTCAGCTTCTCAAGAAGACCATCCAGATCATATACAATCACCCAGACAGATGCCAGAAAATTATTCATCAAGGGAAGCTGGGATTTATGGCACATCAGCTACAAAAGAGTATGGCCAAGCCAAACAAGAACCTGTTATAGCCCCAGAAGATCCTAAAATTCCAGTTGTTCCATCTATATCCATGAATTCAACATTTGGATTGGCACCGCAAATGTTTGGAAACCAGTTTGTACCCTTCTGGAGCTCCGAGCCTGGGGCATGTGATACTAATCTGCCAAACTTTGTG AATGGGAGCTCTGTTATTTTATCTACAGCTGGGTCAACTCCTCTCGCAACTCAAGCAGTTGGTGCCATGCAGAGTTCTGGTGTTGTTTCCCAGCAACCAGTTCCCATATTTCGGCAAACTGCTGGTGTACATTTATCGCATTATCCAATTTCATATGGTCAATATTTCTCACCATTCTATGTTCCACCTCCTGCCCTTCACCCTTTTCTGAGTAGCGTTGCGTTCCCTCAGCAACCTCATATTGGCAGCATGTATCCACATCCTGGAACTGCAGCAGCTGCTGCCCCTGTCAAGTTCTCCCTTTCTCAATATAAGCCTGGTACTAACATTAGTAGTTCTGCTTTTATTGGAATCCCAGCGGGTTATGGAAGTTACAACTCCACCCCAACTTGCTACACATATAGTCCTGTTGTGAGTAGTGGTAACTCAACTAGCAAGGAGGATCTCAATTCAACTCAATTCAAAGAAAATAATATCTATAGTTCTGAGCAACAG CAGAGTGAAGGTTCAGCTGCTTGGATTCTGGCACCTGGGCAGGACAATTCCAGTCTTCAGACTGCTACTACTTTCTACGGTATGCCGCCTCATATGACATTAGCACCCACACAAACTGGCCATGGTGCCTCGGGTGGGATCTACCACCCTGCATCCGCAGCTGTTCATCCTCTTGTCCAGCAGTCTCAGGCTGCGGCTGGAGCAGTAGAAATGGTGGGCCCTGCTGCGGGTGTTTATCAACAGCCACAACATGCACAGATAAATTGGACTGGTAATTATTGA
- the LOC135582669 gene encoding GBF-interacting protein 1-like isoform X1, with protein sequence MNGGGARVSIPPSMRRTIQNIKEIAGHHTDEDIYSMLKECAMDPNETAQKLLLQDTFHEVKRKRDKRNGNVREHSDRRWRPGALGRGGGGGHQNFSNRYLSNDVADSRNITSGKENGAEQGPDKDNTSVLPIGTGKGNKSTTFISSTVSGITNSHNETDMLLSSQGCLSQVSSDSTITSREECSAKTNLVTVPSPVGCSPGKLGTIKHVIQCGETVVEMATNKVVCDAVSPLMGKGSKEMSSSYVNREIQVKSKGSEANQLTGASEAAFSSSEMGPTGSRSSNYGNHSQQPVSSQKAVVPNKEWKPKSAHTDHTQASGIAGNYDVPMMGNAVSQSVSVPASCSVELEETISKLEKKLDEVQLSVRQHVIIPDHLQVTGSERHGLSFGSFDACFNVDFANGNKCDKSATQLSGSLQENEENVEQPSSWSDIPLCCIHIASSASQEDHPDHIQSPRQMPENYSSREAGIYGTSATKEYGQAKQEPVIAPEDPKIPVVPSISMNSTFGLAPQMFGNQFVPFWSSEPGACDTNLPNFVNGSSVILSTAGSTPLATQAVGAMQSSGVVSQQPVPIFRQTAGVHLSHYPISYGQYFSPFYVPPPALHPFLSSVAFPQQPHIGSMYPHPGTAAAAAPVKFSLSQYKPGTNISSSAFIGIPAGYGSYNSTPTCYTYSPVVSSGNSTSKEDLNSTQFKENNIYSSEQQQSEGSAAWILAPGQDNSSLQTATTFYGMPPHMTLAPTQTGHGASGGIYHPASAAVHPLVQQSQAAAGAVEMVGPAAGVYQQPQHAQINWTGNY encoded by the exons ATGAACGGCGGCGGCGCTAGGGTTTCGATCCCGCCGAGCATGCGGCGGACGATCCAGAACATCAAGGAGATCGCCGGCCACCACACCGACGAAGATATTTACTCGATGCTAAAGGAGTGCGCCATGGATCCCAACGAGACCGCCCAGAAGCTCCTCCTCCAGG ACACTTTTCATGAGGTGAAAAGGAAGCGCGATAAGAGAAATGGG AATGTGAGAGAGCATTCAGATCGTAGATGGAGGCCAGGGGCATTAGGGCGAGGAGGTGGCGGAGGTCACCAAAACTTTTCTAACCGCTACTTATCCAATG ATGTTGCTGACAGTAGAAACATTACTTCTGGTAAGGAGAATGGAGCGGAACAAGGCCCAGACAAAGACAATACATCTGTTTTACCCATTGGTACTGGCAAAGGGAACAAATCTACAACTTTCATCTCAAG CACTGTATCTGGCATCACAAACAGTCACAACGAAACAGATATGTTGTTGTCATCTCAGGGATGTTTGTCCCAGGTATCTAGTGATAGTACCATAACCTCAAGGGAAGAATGTTCTGCTAAAACCA ATCTTGTGACTGTGCCATCACCTGTTGGCTGTAGCCCAGGTAAACTGGGTACTATCAAGCATGTAATCCAGTGTGGAGAAACAGTTGTTGAAATGGCGACGAACAAGGTTGTGTGCGATGCTGTCTCACCTCTGATGGGAAAAGGGTCCAAAGAAATGAGCAGTTCATATGTAAATCGAGAGATCCAGGTTAAGTCAAAAGGATCTGAAGCAAATCAACTCACAGGTGCTTCTGAAGCTGCATTTTCATCTTCTGAAATGGGACCTACAGGAAGCAGATCATCTAATTATGGTAACCATTCCCAGCAGCCAGTTAGTTCACAGAAAG CAGTTGTTCCTAATAAGGAGTGGAAACCAAAATCAGCACACACGGATCATACCCAGGCATCTGGAATTGCTGGCAATTATGATGTACCTATGATGGGCAATGCTGTCTCTCAGTCAGTATCAGTGCCAGCCTCATGCTCTGTTGAACTGGAGGAAACTATTTCAAAGCTTGAAAAGAAGCTAGATGAAGTGCAACTCTCAGTTAGACAACATGTGATCATTCCTGATCATCTTCAAGTCACAGGCTCTGAAAGACATGGGTTGAGTTTTGGAAGCTTTGATGCCTGTTTCAACGTCGATTTTGCAAATGGCAACAAATGTGACAAGAGTGCTACACAATTATCAGGATCGCTTCAAGAGAACGAAGAAAATGTTGAGCAGCCTTCTTCATGGTCAGATATTCCATTGTGTTG TATTCATATTGCATCCTCAGCTTCTCAAGAAGACCATCCAGATCATATACAATCACCCAGACAGATGCCAGAAAATTATTCATCAAGGGAAGCTGGGATTTATGGCACATCAGCTACAAAAGAGTATGGCCAAGCCAAACAAGAACCTGTTATAGCCCCAGAAGATCCTAAAATTCCAGTTGTTCCATCTATATCCATGAATTCAACATTTGGATTGGCACCGCAAATGTTTGGAAACCAGTTTGTACCCTTCTGGAGCTCCGAGCCTGGGGCATGTGATACTAATCTGCCAAACTTTGTG AATGGGAGCTCTGTTATTTTATCTACAGCTGGGTCAACTCCTCTCGCAACTCAAGCAGTTGGTGCCATGCAGAGTTCTGGTGTTGTTTCCCAGCAACCAGTTCCCATATTTCGGCAAACTGCTGGTGTACATTTATCGCATTATCCAATTTCATATGGTCAATATTTCTCACCATTCTATGTTCCACCTCCTGCCCTTCACCCTTTTCTGAGTAGCGTTGCGTTCCCTCAGCAACCTCATATTGGCAGCATGTATCCACATCCTGGAACTGCAGCAGCTGCTGCCCCTGTCAAGTTCTCCCTTTCTCAATATAAGCCTGGTACTAACATTAGTAGTTCTGCTTTTATTGGAATCCCAGCGGGTTATGGAAGTTACAACTCCACCCCAACTTGCTACACATATAGTCCTGTTGTGAGTAGTGGTAACTCAACTAGCAAGGAGGATCTCAATTCAACTCAATTCAAAGAAAATAATATCTATAGTTCTGAGCAACAG CAGAGTGAAGGTTCAGCTGCTTGGATTCTGGCACCTGGGCAGGACAATTCCAGTCTTCAGACTGCTACTACTTTCTACGGTATGCCGCCTCATATGACATTAGCACCCACACAAACTGGCCATGGTGCCTCGGGTGGGATCTACCACCCTGCATCCGCAGCTGTTCATCCTCTTGTCCAGCAGTCTCAGGCTGCGGCTGGAGCAGTAGAAATGGTGGGCCCTGCTGCGGGTGTTTATCAACAGCCACAACATGCACAGATAAATTGGACTGGTAATTATTGA
- the LOC135582669 gene encoding GBF-interacting protein 1-like isoform X2 — MNGGGARVSIPPSMRRTIQNIKEIAGHHTDEDIYSMLKECAMDPNETAQKLLLQDTFHEVKRKRDKRNGNVREHSDRRWRPGALGRGGGGGHQNFSNRYLSNDVADSRNITSGKENGAEQGPDKDNTSVLPIGTGKGNKSTTFISSTVSGITNSHNETDMLLSSQGCLSQVSSDSTITSREECSAKTNLVTVPSPVGCSPGKLGTIKHVIQCGETVVEMATNKVVCDAVSPLMGKGSKEMSSSYVNREIQVKSKGSEANQLTGASEAAFSSSEMGPTGSRSSNYGNHSQQPVSSQKVVPNKEWKPKSAHTDHTQASGIAGNYDVPMMGNAVSQSVSVPASCSVELEETISKLEKKLDEVQLSVRQHVIIPDHLQVTGSERHGLSFGSFDACFNVDFANGNKCDKSATQLSGSLQENEENVEQPSSWSDIPLCCIHIASSASQEDHPDHIQSPRQMPENYSSREAGIYGTSATKEYGQAKQEPVIAPEDPKIPVVPSISMNSTFGLAPQMFGNQFVPFWSSEPGACDTNLPNFVNGSSVILSTAGSTPLATQAVGAMQSSGVVSQQPVPIFRQTAGVHLSHYPISYGQYFSPFYVPPPALHPFLSSVAFPQQPHIGSMYPHPGTAAAAAPVKFSLSQYKPGTNISSSAFIGIPAGYGSYNSTPTCYTYSPVVSSGNSTSKEDLNSTQFKENNIYSSEQQQSEGSAAWILAPGQDNSSLQTATTFYGMPPHMTLAPTQTGHGASGGIYHPASAAVHPLVQQSQAAAGAVEMVGPAAGVYQQPQHAQINWTGNY; from the exons ATGAACGGCGGCGGCGCTAGGGTTTCGATCCCGCCGAGCATGCGGCGGACGATCCAGAACATCAAGGAGATCGCCGGCCACCACACCGACGAAGATATTTACTCGATGCTAAAGGAGTGCGCCATGGATCCCAACGAGACCGCCCAGAAGCTCCTCCTCCAGG ACACTTTTCATGAGGTGAAAAGGAAGCGCGATAAGAGAAATGGG AATGTGAGAGAGCATTCAGATCGTAGATGGAGGCCAGGGGCATTAGGGCGAGGAGGTGGCGGAGGTCACCAAAACTTTTCTAACCGCTACTTATCCAATG ATGTTGCTGACAGTAGAAACATTACTTCTGGTAAGGAGAATGGAGCGGAACAAGGCCCAGACAAAGACAATACATCTGTTTTACCCATTGGTACTGGCAAAGGGAACAAATCTACAACTTTCATCTCAAG CACTGTATCTGGCATCACAAACAGTCACAACGAAACAGATATGTTGTTGTCATCTCAGGGATGTTTGTCCCAGGTATCTAGTGATAGTACCATAACCTCAAGGGAAGAATGTTCTGCTAAAACCA ATCTTGTGACTGTGCCATCACCTGTTGGCTGTAGCCCAGGTAAACTGGGTACTATCAAGCATGTAATCCAGTGTGGAGAAACAGTTGTTGAAATGGCGACGAACAAGGTTGTGTGCGATGCTGTCTCACCTCTGATGGGAAAAGGGTCCAAAGAAATGAGCAGTTCATATGTAAATCGAGAGATCCAGGTTAAGTCAAAAGGATCTGAAGCAAATCAACTCACAGGTGCTTCTGAAGCTGCATTTTCATCTTCTGAAATGGGACCTACAGGAAGCAGATCATCTAATTATGGTAACCATTCCCAGCAGCCAGTTAGTTCACAGAAAG TTGTTCCTAATAAGGAGTGGAAACCAAAATCAGCACACACGGATCATACCCAGGCATCTGGAATTGCTGGCAATTATGATGTACCTATGATGGGCAATGCTGTCTCTCAGTCAGTATCAGTGCCAGCCTCATGCTCTGTTGAACTGGAGGAAACTATTTCAAAGCTTGAAAAGAAGCTAGATGAAGTGCAACTCTCAGTTAGACAACATGTGATCATTCCTGATCATCTTCAAGTCACAGGCTCTGAAAGACATGGGTTGAGTTTTGGAAGCTTTGATGCCTGTTTCAACGTCGATTTTGCAAATGGCAACAAATGTGACAAGAGTGCTACACAATTATCAGGATCGCTTCAAGAGAACGAAGAAAATGTTGAGCAGCCTTCTTCATGGTCAGATATTCCATTGTGTTG TATTCATATTGCATCCTCAGCTTCTCAAGAAGACCATCCAGATCATATACAATCACCCAGACAGATGCCAGAAAATTATTCATCAAGGGAAGCTGGGATTTATGGCACATCAGCTACAAAAGAGTATGGCCAAGCCAAACAAGAACCTGTTATAGCCCCAGAAGATCCTAAAATTCCAGTTGTTCCATCTATATCCATGAATTCAACATTTGGATTGGCACCGCAAATGTTTGGAAACCAGTTTGTACCCTTCTGGAGCTCCGAGCCTGGGGCATGTGATACTAATCTGCCAAACTTTGTG AATGGGAGCTCTGTTATTTTATCTACAGCTGGGTCAACTCCTCTCGCAACTCAAGCAGTTGGTGCCATGCAGAGTTCTGGTGTTGTTTCCCAGCAACCAGTTCCCATATTTCGGCAAACTGCTGGTGTACATTTATCGCATTATCCAATTTCATATGGTCAATATTTCTCACCATTCTATGTTCCACCTCCTGCCCTTCACCCTTTTCTGAGTAGCGTTGCGTTCCCTCAGCAACCTCATATTGGCAGCATGTATCCACATCCTGGAACTGCAGCAGCTGCTGCCCCTGTCAAGTTCTCCCTTTCTCAATATAAGCCTGGTACTAACATTAGTAGTTCTGCTTTTATTGGAATCCCAGCGGGTTATGGAAGTTACAACTCCACCCCAACTTGCTACACATATAGTCCTGTTGTGAGTAGTGGTAACTCAACTAGCAAGGAGGATCTCAATTCAACTCAATTCAAAGAAAATAATATCTATAGTTCTGAGCAACAG CAGAGTGAAGGTTCAGCTGCTTGGATTCTGGCACCTGGGCAGGACAATTCCAGTCTTCAGACTGCTACTACTTTCTACGGTATGCCGCCTCATATGACATTAGCACCCACACAAACTGGCCATGGTGCCTCGGGTGGGATCTACCACCCTGCATCCGCAGCTGTTCATCCTCTTGTCCAGCAGTCTCAGGCTGCGGCTGGAGCAGTAGAAATGGTGGGCCCTGCTGCGGGTGTTTATCAACAGCCACAACATGCACAGATAAATTGGACTGGTAATTATTGA
- the LOC135582669 gene encoding GBF-interacting protein 1-like isoform X6: MNGGGARVSIPPSMRRTIQNIKEIAGHHTDEDIYSMLKECAMDPNETAQKLLLQDTFHEVKRKRDKRNGNVREHSDRRWRPGALGRGGGGGHQNFSNRYLSNDVADSRNITSGKENGAEQGPDKDNTSVLPIGTGKGNKSTTFISSTVSGITNSHNETDMLLSSQGCLSQVSSDSTITSREECSAKTNLVTVPSPVGCSPGKLGTIKHVIQCGETVVEMATNKVVCDAVSPLMGKGSKEMSSSYVNREIQVKSKGSEANQLTGASEAAFSSSEMGPTGSRSSNYAVVPNKEWKPKSAHTDHTQASGIAGNYDVPMMGNAVSQSVSVPASCSVELEETISKLEKKLDEVQLSVRQHVIIPDHLQVTGSERHGLSFGSFDACFNVDFANGNKCDKSATQLSGSLQENEENVEQPSSWSDIPLCCIHIASSASQEDHPDHIQSPRQMPENYSSREAGIYGTSATKEYGQAKQEPVIAPEDPKIPVVPSISMNSTFGLAPQMFGNQFVPFWSSEPGACDTNLPNFVNGSSVILSTAGSTPLATQAVGAMQSSGVVSQQPVPIFRQTAGVHLSHYPISYGQYFSPFYVPPPALHPFLSSVAFPQQPHIGSMYPHPGTAAAAAPVKFSLSQYKPGTNISSSAFIGIPAGYGSYNSTPTCYTYSPVVSSGNSTSKEDLNSTQFKENNIYSSEQQQSEGSAAWILAPGQDNSSLQTATTFYGMPPHMTLAPTQTGHGASGGIYHPASAAVHPLVQQSQAAAGAVEMVGPAAGVYQQPQHAQINWTGNY, from the exons ATGAACGGCGGCGGCGCTAGGGTTTCGATCCCGCCGAGCATGCGGCGGACGATCCAGAACATCAAGGAGATCGCCGGCCACCACACCGACGAAGATATTTACTCGATGCTAAAGGAGTGCGCCATGGATCCCAACGAGACCGCCCAGAAGCTCCTCCTCCAGG ACACTTTTCATGAGGTGAAAAGGAAGCGCGATAAGAGAAATGGG AATGTGAGAGAGCATTCAGATCGTAGATGGAGGCCAGGGGCATTAGGGCGAGGAGGTGGCGGAGGTCACCAAAACTTTTCTAACCGCTACTTATCCAATG ATGTTGCTGACAGTAGAAACATTACTTCTGGTAAGGAGAATGGAGCGGAACAAGGCCCAGACAAAGACAATACATCTGTTTTACCCATTGGTACTGGCAAAGGGAACAAATCTACAACTTTCATCTCAAG CACTGTATCTGGCATCACAAACAGTCACAACGAAACAGATATGTTGTTGTCATCTCAGGGATGTTTGTCCCAGGTATCTAGTGATAGTACCATAACCTCAAGGGAAGAATGTTCTGCTAAAACCA ATCTTGTGACTGTGCCATCACCTGTTGGCTGTAGCCCAGGTAAACTGGGTACTATCAAGCATGTAATCCAGTGTGGAGAAACAGTTGTTGAAATGGCGACGAACAAGGTTGTGTGCGATGCTGTCTCACCTCTGATGGGAAAAGGGTCCAAAGAAATGAGCAGTTCATATGTAAATCGAGAGATCCAGGTTAAGTCAAAAGGATCTGAAGCAAATCAACTCACAGGTGCTTCTGAAGCTGCATTTTCATCTTCTGAAATGGGACCTACAGGAAGCAGATCATCTAATTATG CAGTTGTTCCTAATAAGGAGTGGAAACCAAAATCAGCACACACGGATCATACCCAGGCATCTGGAATTGCTGGCAATTATGATGTACCTATGATGGGCAATGCTGTCTCTCAGTCAGTATCAGTGCCAGCCTCATGCTCTGTTGAACTGGAGGAAACTATTTCAAAGCTTGAAAAGAAGCTAGATGAAGTGCAACTCTCAGTTAGACAACATGTGATCATTCCTGATCATCTTCAAGTCACAGGCTCTGAAAGACATGGGTTGAGTTTTGGAAGCTTTGATGCCTGTTTCAACGTCGATTTTGCAAATGGCAACAAATGTGACAAGAGTGCTACACAATTATCAGGATCGCTTCAAGAGAACGAAGAAAATGTTGAGCAGCCTTCTTCATGGTCAGATATTCCATTGTGTTG TATTCATATTGCATCCTCAGCTTCTCAAGAAGACCATCCAGATCATATACAATCACCCAGACAGATGCCAGAAAATTATTCATCAAGGGAAGCTGGGATTTATGGCACATCAGCTACAAAAGAGTATGGCCAAGCCAAACAAGAACCTGTTATAGCCCCAGAAGATCCTAAAATTCCAGTTGTTCCATCTATATCCATGAATTCAACATTTGGATTGGCACCGCAAATGTTTGGAAACCAGTTTGTACCCTTCTGGAGCTCCGAGCCTGGGGCATGTGATACTAATCTGCCAAACTTTGTG AATGGGAGCTCTGTTATTTTATCTACAGCTGGGTCAACTCCTCTCGCAACTCAAGCAGTTGGTGCCATGCAGAGTTCTGGTGTTGTTTCCCAGCAACCAGTTCCCATATTTCGGCAAACTGCTGGTGTACATTTATCGCATTATCCAATTTCATATGGTCAATATTTCTCACCATTCTATGTTCCACCTCCTGCCCTTCACCCTTTTCTGAGTAGCGTTGCGTTCCCTCAGCAACCTCATATTGGCAGCATGTATCCACATCCTGGAACTGCAGCAGCTGCTGCCCCTGTCAAGTTCTCCCTTTCTCAATATAAGCCTGGTACTAACATTAGTAGTTCTGCTTTTATTGGAATCCCAGCGGGTTATGGAAGTTACAACTCCACCCCAACTTGCTACACATATAGTCCTGTTGTGAGTAGTGGTAACTCAACTAGCAAGGAGGATCTCAATTCAACTCAATTCAAAGAAAATAATATCTATAGTTCTGAGCAACAG CAGAGTGAAGGTTCAGCTGCTTGGATTCTGGCACCTGGGCAGGACAATTCCAGTCTTCAGACTGCTACTACTTTCTACGGTATGCCGCCTCATATGACATTAGCACCCACACAAACTGGCCATGGTGCCTCGGGTGGGATCTACCACCCTGCATCCGCAGCTGTTCATCCTCTTGTCCAGCAGTCTCAGGCTGCGGCTGGAGCAGTAGAAATGGTGGGCCCTGCTGCGGGTGTTTATCAACAGCCACAACATGCACAGATAAATTGGACTGGTAATTATTGA